One Choloepus didactylus isolate mChoDid1 chromosome 8, mChoDid1.pri, whole genome shotgun sequence DNA window includes the following coding sequences:
- the LOC119543069 gene encoding cytochrome P450 2D19-like isoform X1: MGLLTGEALAPVAVAVAIFLLLVDLMHRRIRWAPRYPPGPPALPGLGNFLQLNFNDVPYSFNKLRGRFGDVFGLQLGWTPVVVLNRLEAVREALLQRGEDTSDRPPMPIYEQLGYRPSAEGVILARYGPAWREQRRFSVSTMRNFGLGKKSLEQWVTEEAACLCSAFADYDGRPFIPNGLLNQAVCNVIASLTHARRFEYNDPFFCKLLGLVEASVREDSGILREVLNAIPVLLHIPGLAGKVFPGQKALMDLLDELVTEHREAWDPAQPPRDLMDAFLGEVDKAKGNPESSFTDANLRLVVADLFTAGMITTSITLAWALLLMILHPDVQRRVHNEIDEVIGRGRRPEMTDQGRMPFTTAVIHEVQRFGDIIPLGVPHMTSRDTEIQGFLVPKGTQLILNLSSVLKDETAWEKPFRFHPEHFLDAQGRFVKPEAFIPFSAGRRACLGEPLARMELFLFFTCLLQRFSFSVPAGQPQPSDHGLSGFLVAPSPYQLCALPR, encoded by the exons ATGGGACTGCTGACTGGGGAGGCGCTGGCACCCGTGGCCGTGGCCGTGGCCATCTTCCTGCTCCTAGTGGACCTGATGCACCGGCGCATACGCTGGGCCCCACGCTACCCACCAGGCCCCCCGGCACTGCCCGGACTGGGCAACTTCCTGCAGTTAAACTTCAATGACGTGCCGTACAGCTTCAACAAG CTGCGGGGCCGCTTCGGGGACGTGTTCGGTCTGCAGCTGGGCTGGACGCCCGTGGTCGTGCTCAACCGGCTGGAGGCCGTGCGCGAGGCACTACTCCAACGCGGAGAGGACACCTCAGACCGCCCTCCCATGCCCATCTACGAGCAGCTGGGCTACCGGCCATCGGCAGAAG GCGTGATCTTAGCGCGCTACGGGCCCGCGTGGCGCGAGCAGCGGCGCTTCTCCGTGTCCACCATGCGCAACTTCGGCCTGGGCAAGAAGTCGCTGGAGCAGTGGGTGACCGAGGAGGCCGCCTGCCTCTGCTCTGCCTTCGCGGACTATGACG GACGCCCCTTTATACCCAACGGCCTCCTGAACCAAGCGGTGTGCAACGTGATCGCCTCCCTCACCCATGCGCGCCGCTTCGAGTACAACGACCCTTTCTTCTGCAAACTCCTGGGGCTGGTGGAGGCCTCAGTGAGGGAGGATTCGGGCATCCTCCGAGAG GTACTGAACGCGATCCCAGTTCTCTTGCACATTCCGGGGCTAGCCGGTAAGGTCTTCCCGGGGCAGAAGGCCCTCATGGACCTGCTGGATGAGCTGGTCACCGAGCACAGGGAGGCCTGGGACCCAGCCCAACCCCCGCGTGACCTAATGGATGCCTTCCTGGGTGAAGTGGATAAG GCCAAGGGGAACCCCGAGAGCAGCTTCACTGACGCCAACCTGCGCCTGGTGGTGGCCGACCTGTTCACGGCGGGGATGATTACCACCTCGATCACACTGGCCTGGGCCCTCCTGCTCATGATCCTGCACCCGGACGTGCAGC GCCGTGTCCACAATGAAATTGACGAGGTGATAGGGCGGGGGCGGAGGCCTGAGATGACAGACCAGGGGCGCATGCCCTTCACCACAGCCGTGATCCACGAGGTGCAGCGCTTCGGGGACATCATCCCCCTGGGCGTGCCACACATGACCTCTCGCGACACTGAGATCCAGGGCTTCCTCGTCCCCAAG GGGACGCAACTCATCCTCAACCTGTCATCGGTGCTGAAGGATGAGACCGCCTGGGAGAAGCCCTTCCGCTTCCACCCGGAACACTTTCTGGACGCCCAGGGCCGCTTCGTGAAGCCGGAGGCCTTTATACCTTTCTCAGCAG GCCGCCGTGCATGCCTCGGGGAGCCCCTGGCCCGCATGgagctcttccttttcttcaccTGCCTCCTGCAGCGCTTCAGCTTCTCAGTGCCTGCCGGGCAGCCCCAGCCCAGTGACCATGGACTCTCTGGCTTCTTGGTGGCCCCGTCCCCCTACCAGCTCTGTGCCTTGCCCCGCTAA
- the LOC119543069 gene encoding cytochrome P450 2D19-like isoform X2 → MGLLTGEALAPVAVAVAIFLLLVDLMHRRIRWAPRYPPGPPALPGLGNFLQLNFNDVPYSFNKLRGRFGDVFGLQLGWTPVVVLNRLEAVREALLQRGEDTSDRPPMPIYEQLGYRPSAEGVILARYGPAWREQRRFSVSTMRNFGLGKKSLEQWVTEEAACLCSAFADYDGRPFIPNGLLNQAVCNVIASLTHARRFEYNDPFFCKLLGLVEASVREDSGILREVLNAIPVLLHIPGLAGKVFPGQKALMDLLDELVTEHREAWDPAQPPRDLMDAFLGEVDKAKGNPESSFTDANLRLVVADLFTAGMITTSITLAWALLLMILHPDVQPVIHEVQRFGDIIPLGVPHMTSRDTEIQGFLVPKGTQLILNLSSVLKDETAWEKPFRFHPEHFLDAQGRFVKPEAFIPFSAGRRACLGEPLARMELFLFFTCLLQRFSFSVPAGQPQPSDHGLSGFLVAPSPYQLCALPR, encoded by the exons ATGGGACTGCTGACTGGGGAGGCGCTGGCACCCGTGGCCGTGGCCGTGGCCATCTTCCTGCTCCTAGTGGACCTGATGCACCGGCGCATACGCTGGGCCCCACGCTACCCACCAGGCCCCCCGGCACTGCCCGGACTGGGCAACTTCCTGCAGTTAAACTTCAATGACGTGCCGTACAGCTTCAACAAG CTGCGGGGCCGCTTCGGGGACGTGTTCGGTCTGCAGCTGGGCTGGACGCCCGTGGTCGTGCTCAACCGGCTGGAGGCCGTGCGCGAGGCACTACTCCAACGCGGAGAGGACACCTCAGACCGCCCTCCCATGCCCATCTACGAGCAGCTGGGCTACCGGCCATCGGCAGAAG GCGTGATCTTAGCGCGCTACGGGCCCGCGTGGCGCGAGCAGCGGCGCTTCTCCGTGTCCACCATGCGCAACTTCGGCCTGGGCAAGAAGTCGCTGGAGCAGTGGGTGACCGAGGAGGCCGCCTGCCTCTGCTCTGCCTTCGCGGACTATGACG GACGCCCCTTTATACCCAACGGCCTCCTGAACCAAGCGGTGTGCAACGTGATCGCCTCCCTCACCCATGCGCGCCGCTTCGAGTACAACGACCCTTTCTTCTGCAAACTCCTGGGGCTGGTGGAGGCCTCAGTGAGGGAGGATTCGGGCATCCTCCGAGAG GTACTGAACGCGATCCCAGTTCTCTTGCACATTCCGGGGCTAGCCGGTAAGGTCTTCCCGGGGCAGAAGGCCCTCATGGACCTGCTGGATGAGCTGGTCACCGAGCACAGGGAGGCCTGGGACCCAGCCCAACCCCCGCGTGACCTAATGGATGCCTTCCTGGGTGAAGTGGATAAG GCCAAGGGGAACCCCGAGAGCAGCTTCACTGACGCCAACCTGCGCCTGGTGGTGGCCGACCTGTTCACGGCGGGGATGATTACCACCTCGATCACACTGGCCTGGGCCCTCCTGCTCATGATCCTGCACCCGGACGTGCAGC CCGTGATCCACGAGGTGCAGCGCTTCGGGGACATCATCCCCCTGGGCGTGCCACACATGACCTCTCGCGACACTGAGATCCAGGGCTTCCTCGTCCCCAAG GGGACGCAACTCATCCTCAACCTGTCATCGGTGCTGAAGGATGAGACCGCCTGGGAGAAGCCCTTCCGCTTCCACCCGGAACACTTTCTGGACGCCCAGGGCCGCTTCGTGAAGCCGGAGGCCTTTATACCTTTCTCAGCAG GCCGCCGTGCATGCCTCGGGGAGCCCCTGGCCCGCATGgagctcttccttttcttcaccTGCCTCCTGCAGCGCTTCAGCTTCTCAGTGCCTGCCGGGCAGCCCCAGCCCAGTGACCATGGACTCTCTGGCTTCTTGGTGGCCCCGTCCCCCTACCAGCTCTGTGCCTTGCCCCGCTAA